TTTCGCCAAAATTCTGCTCTGCATATTCTTTTAAGATAGGAGCTTGTGCCTTTAAAATAGAATCAATTCTTTTTAAATTTTCTTCATAATCACCAAGTCCGTTGTCAGAATCTTTTGAACAAGATGAGATTGTTGTAATAGCTAAAAATGCTATAAAAAGTAATTTTAAATTTTTCATTTGAGTATAAGTGTTCCATAAAAAAGGCAGCATGTAGGCTGCCTTTATTTGATAATTTTGATTTCTTGAATGTCATTTAGCGACCAATTTCAACCACATCGATGACAACATCTAATGGAGAATTTGGAGGAAGAGTACCTGTTCCATCTTTATCCGCAACCTCATTTAGATCATAGTAATAGATAGAAGGAGTAATCAATCTGATTTTAACATTTTTCAACAATCCTTTTGGTAATAAACCAGGGTAGTAACGTCCATTGATGTTGTTAGGGTAGAAAGCAGCTAGCCATGCACCAGGAGCATAACCAGTTTGAATTGAAGCTCTTGTTGCTGTAGTCACGTTTTTGGAATATTTACCATCCAATGACTTCTCCGAATATTTTACACTTGCAGTAACTGTCATAAATGAAGCTCCAGATTGAATATATTCAAAAGTACTGTCTACTTCAGCAGTTGTAGGAAGAACTTCAAACCAAATTCCCAATGAATCATTGTATTTTCTTCTCTCAGGATTTAAGTTCGCCTCTGCATAAGCTTTGATTTCATCTTGTTGTGCATCCTTAGTTGAATCTAATCTTGCTTGTTCTTTTTCCCAATCAATTTGCTCATAATTGTTATCATCCTTCATACAAGATGAAACTGCAACCACCGCTAAAAAAGCTACTAAGAGTAATTTTAAGTTTTTCATATTTGTTTAAGTATCTTATTTCTGATGTTGTAAACGTTAATCAAATCAATTTTGCTACAACAGCAATGTTAAATTTATAAAATATTTAATATTTGCTTAATACTTAAGTAATTAATTTTTTTCGTTTTCACCGAAAAATCTGCATTCATTATTAAAGTAGTCGGGAAAACATGCTTTTTCGATTTACCCATTAAAATTTTGAATAATTCATGATAATTACCCGTCCTTTTTCTGGAACTTGAATTGGTATATGTTACCCCATCGAATAAAACACTATCGATTGACTCCGCATCAAATTCAACAGCAAAGTATTCAGAGTTGAGTTTTTCAATCACCTCCTTATCTCTAAAAGTCTCCCTTAGCATCTTCTTGCAATAGTTGCACCAGTCCGTATGAAAGAATATCAAAACGGGTTTTGGATTGCTGTCAAGGGAGTCGCCAAGCTGTTCAAAACTGATCCAATTGACCACAGGTTCAGGCTGCTCTTGAGCCTGAACTTTTGATGACATCAATAAGATGGATAATATCAATATTTGTAACAAACGCATTAGTGAAAATGTCCTATTTTAATTCCAAATGTTATTGTTCTAGGTCTTGATGGCCCATAGATATAATTTGAATCACGGAGTGCACCTCGATCAAAATCTTTTTGGAAGGCATTGAAAACGTTCTGCATCCCTCCAAACACTTCCAAGCTCAATTCTTTCTTAAGTGAAAAGGTATATCCCAATCGGAAATTGGCCTCGAAGAAATTTGGAGAAGTTTTTAAAATCATCTCTTCTCCTTCTAACACATGTGGTACGATCATGCTTCCTGTATAAACACCAGTTACATCAACGCCGAATGGTTCTAAAGGCTTCCAATTGGCGTTTAAGTAGCCATATACATTCGGGGTCCTAACAAACCTTCTGCTGCTGATATTCTCGGCTGGAGTCGCCCCTTCATAAAGAAGTTGATCGTCATTGAATTCTGAACGCTGGATTGTGCCGCCCATCTGAAAAGTATATTTCGCCGAAGGTGCAATATTCAATTCAATATTTGATCCATAAACTTTGGCTCCTGTACCATTCCTCATTTCCTGTAGGATTAAATTTTCATCTTGGGAAGTCATGATGTTGGTAAATGGATTCTGAAGGTCCGTATAGAATCCCTCAACCAAGAGACTCGTTTGAATTGGTCCGAATCCTTTTGTGAAATTCAGTGATCCAGTATATGCGTTCGAATATTCAGTCTCAAGGTTTTCTCCGATTAACACAAAAACTTGTTGACCTCCAATGGAAGTGACGTGCATGTCTTCATTGAATGCTTGGGGAGCCCTAAAACCTCGGGCGTAACCACCTCTAAACTGCAAATAATCTGTAATATCATATAGTAAAGTGAATCTTGGGCTGAAAGTGCCGAAGTTTTGTGATGAATTTCGGTTATAACTCGCCAGTTTGTAATTGCCATCTACATAAGTATAATCATATCTCGCGCCGATCAAGGTTTTCAAATTTTCAAGGATATTCCATTCGTATTGAGCATAAGTCCCAACACCATGTGTTTTTTGATCGATCAGACGTTCATATCCAGGAATATTGTCTTTGGTTCTGTTATTGTTATATTCAACACCCGCTGTGATTACATCACGTTCGAAGGTATAGGTATATTGAGCACCGGCAACCATTGCAAAATCATCCGTCTCGCCGTATGAATTCGAGGCAAGCAAACTGTCCTGTGCAGATCTACCGCCACCCAAGCCGCCATAAAAACTTTCTCTATCGGTAAGCTGTGCTGAACCATAAATGCTTAATTTATGTTTATAATCCTTGGAATATTGATCATAAGTTAATCCTCCAATAAATGTATTGGTTCTGAGCTGCTCGGTGACATCTGTGAAATGTGGTGCTTTATCCAAATTATCTCCTCCTCGTCGAAATTCATTCAGAGCACTCAGATCCAATGTTATTTTGTTGAATTCGGAAGGTTTGTAAAAAGCTTTTGTCCCGAATGTGAGATTCTTTAGTTTGGTCATTTCAGTAAATCCATCCCCATTTGCATCATAAGCCTGACGGTTGCGGTGCATCCCGTAAAAGGTTGCTCCGGTTTTCAGATCATTGTCAACGTAGGAGGTATTGAAGTCGATGGTGTTATCCCAAGTCTGACCGTCAATGATCGAATTCGTGGATTTGATCTGCCAATCATTTTCTACAGGATCTTTAGTAATGATGTTGATCGTACCAGCAATGGCATTTGCACCAAATAGGGCAGAACCGCCCGAACGTACAACTTCAATCCTGTCAATCATGGAGGTCGGTATTTGATCAAGGCCATAAACGCTATTCAAAGCAGAAAAAACCGAACGGCTATTGATCAAGATTTGTGAATAAGCACCTTCCATACCGTTCAACCTTACTTGTGTAAATCCACAGTTCTGGCAGTTGTTTTCGACCCTAACACCGGGTTGGTAATTTAGGGTCTCTGACATAGCAACGGATTGAGTTGCTGTAAATAATTTTGGACTCAGAACATTCACGATAACCGGAGCCTTTTTCCTTTCCATACCGTATCGAGATGCGCTGACTACAACCTCATTTAGGTTTAAATTATCTTCATACAATATAATGTTCAAGCTTTC
The Sphingobacterium daejeonense genome window above contains:
- a CDS encoding thioredoxin family protein; amino-acid sequence: MSSKVQAQEQPEPVVNWISFEQLGDSLDSNPKPVLIFFHTDWCNYCKKMLRETFRDKEVIEKLNSEYFAVEFDAESIDSVLFDGVTYTNSSSRKRTGNYHELFKILMGKSKKHVFPTTLIMNADFSVKTKKINYLSIKQILNIL
- a CDS encoding TonB-dependent receptor, translated to MNLFLLRSFLIIICLGLGFKASYSQISGRVITDKQEPIANATILLEGTKIGTSTDSLGYFELDNKNQSSKSISVRAVGFQNAKKAIQPGAHESLNIILYEDNLNLNEVVVSASRYGMERKKAPVIVNVLSPKLFTATQSVAMSETLNYQPGVRVENNCQNCGFTQVRLNGMEGAYSQILINSRSVFSALNSVYGLDQIPTSMIDRIEVVRSGGSALFGANAIAGTINIITKDPVENDWQIKSTNSIIDGQTWDNTIDFNTSYVDNDLKTGATFYGMHRNRQAYDANGDGFTEMTKLKNLTFGTKAFYKPSEFNKITLDLSALNEFRRGGDNLDKAPHFTDVTEQLRTNTFIGGLTYDQYSKDYKHKLSIYGSAQLTDRESFYGGLGGGRSAQDSLLASNSYGETDDFAMVAGAQYTYTFERDVITAGVEYNNNRTKDNIPGYERLIDQKTHGVGTYAQYEWNILENLKTLIGARYDYTYVDGNYKLASYNRNSSQNFGTFSPRFTLLYDITDYLQFRGGYARGFRAPQAFNEDMHVTSIGGQQVFVLIGENLETEYSNAYTGSLNFTKGFGPIQTSLLVEGFYTDLQNPFTNIMTSQDENLILQEMRNGTGAKVYGSNIELNIAPSAKYTFQMGGTIQRSEFNDDQLLYEGATPAENISSRRFVRTPNVYGYLNANWKPLEPFGVDVTGVYTGSMIVPHVLEGEEMILKTSPNFFEANFRLGYTFSLKKELSLEVFGGMQNVFNAFQKDFDRGALRDSNYIYGPSRPRTITFGIKIGHFH